CTGTTCAGCGGGCTGGATCTGGCGCTGGAGCCTGGAACCCTGCTGCATGTACGCGGACGCAACGGCAGCGGCAAGACCACGCTGTTGCGGACCCTGTGCGGACTCTTCACCCCGGACGCGGGCGAGGTGCGCTGGCGCGGTGAGTCGATCCGCGCCCTGGCCGAGGACTATCGGCGCGAGCTGCTCTATTTCGGCCATCTCAACGGCATCAAGTCCGATCTGACCGGGATCGAGAACCTGTCGATCGCGGCACGGCTCGACGGCGACCCGGTCGGGATCGATGACGTCTGGCAGGCGCTTGCGCGCATCGGCTTGCGCGGCTTCGAGGATCTGCCGACGCGGATGCTCTCGCAGGGCCAGAAGAAGCGCGTGGCCCTGGCCCGGCTCATCCTCAGTCGCGCCAGGCTCTGGGTGCTGGATGAGCCGTTTACGGCGCTCGACGTCGAGGCCGTGGCCCTGCTCCAGGGACTGATCGCTGACCATGTGGCCGGCGGCGGGCTGGCGGTTCTGACCACGCACCAGGACGTGCCGCTGACCTCGGGCCAGGTCGCCCGTCTGGACCTGGGAGGCTGACGCGATCATGTGGGCTGTATTCTGGTGCGTCCTCAAGCGCGATCTGCTGCTGGCCATGCGGCGGCGGACCGATGTGCTGACGACGCTGTTTTTCTTCATGATCGTGGTTAGTCTGTTTCCGCTCGGCGTCGGAACCGAGCGTCAGGTGTTGCAGATCCTTGGGCCAGGCGTGGTCTGGGTCGCGGCGCTGCTGGCCTCGATGCTGGCGCTGGAACGGCTGTTCGCGGCTGACTACGAAGATGGGACGCTGGAGCAGATGCTCCTGACCGCCCAGCCGCTGTCGCTCCTGGTGCTGGCCAAGGTCGGCGCGCACTGGCTGCTGACCGGGCTGCCGCTGGTGCTGATCGCCCCGCTGGTCGGGATGCAGTACCATCTGTCGGATGCACAGATCGGGATCATGATGCTGTCGCTCCTGCTCGGCACGCCGATCCTGAGCCTGATCGGCGCCATCGGCGCGGCGCTCACGCTCGGGCTGCGCGGCGGCGGCATCCTGCTCTCGCTGCTGATTCTGCCGCTCTATATTCCGGTACTGGTCTATGGATCTGGCGCGATCGAGGTCAGTGTCATCGATCTGTCAGATACCATGCCGTATCTTTCGCTCCTGGGCGCCTTTCTGCTGGCGGCCCTGACGCTCGCCCCGCTGGCCTCGGCGGCGGCACTCAAGATTTCGCTCGAGTGATTACACATGACCCTGAACTGGTTCAAATTCGCCTCGCCCGCGACCTTCTATCCGCTCGCGGGCCGTCTCACCCGCCCCTTCTGGATCCTGACCGGCGTGCTGCTGGTGATCGGTCTCTACTGGGGCTTCTTCCAGACGGCCGATCAGCTCGGCGGCAGCAATCCGCAGAAGGAGTACTACCGCATCATCTTCATCCATGTCCCGGCGGCCTGGATGTCGATGTGGCTCTATATCGTGCTGGTGTTCTGGGCGGCGATCGGGCTGGTGTTCAACACCCGGCTGTCGTTCATGATGGCCAATGCTGTGGCGCCGACCGGCGCGGTCTTCACCTTTCTCGCACTCTGGACCGGCGCCTTCTGGGGTCGCCCGAGCTGGGGCACCTATTGGGACTGGGATCCGCGCCTGACCTCGGAACTGGTGCTGTTCTTCCTCTACATCGGCTATATCGCGCTGCACTCGGCGATCGACGACACCCGCCGCGCCGATCGCGCCTCGGCCCTGCTGGCGATCGTCGGTCTGGTCATGGTCCCGGTCATCTACTGGTCGATCAACTGCCCCGACCCGACACAGTGCGCGGCCCTGCACCAGCGTTCGGGTCTGGGCAAGATCGATAGCAACATCCTGTTTTCGATGCTGACCATGACGCTGGCGTTCTGGATGTACTCGTTCGCGACCAGCTTCATGCGACTGCGCTCGATCATCCTCACGCGCGAGGCCGAAGCGAGCTGGGTCCAGGAACT
The sequence above is drawn from the Allochromatium vinosum DSM 180 genome and encodes:
- the ccsA gene encoding cytochrome c biogenesis protein CcsA — protein: MTLNWFKFASPATFYPLAGRLTRPFWILTGVLLVIGLYWGFFQTADQLGGSNPQKEYYRIIFIHVPAAWMSMWLYIVLVFWAAIGLVFNTRLSFMMANAVAPTGAVFTFLALWTGAFWGRPSWGTYWDWDPRLTSELVLFFLYIGYIALHSAIDDTRRADRASALLAIVGLVMVPVIYWSINCPDPTQCAALHQRSGLGKIDSNILFSMLTMTLAFWMYSFATSFMRLRSIILTREAEASWVQELLNREQVR
- the ccmB gene encoding heme exporter protein CcmB → MWAVFWCVLKRDLLLAMRRRTDVLTTLFFFMIVVSLFPLGVGTERQVLQILGPGVVWVAALLASMLALERLFAADYEDGTLEQMLLTAQPLSLLVLAKVGAHWLLTGLPLVLIAPLVGMQYHLSDAQIGIMMLSLLLGTPILSLIGAIGAALTLGLRGGGILLSLLILPLYIPVLVYGSGAIEVSVIDLSDTMPYLSLLGAFLLAALTLAPLASAAALKISLE
- the ccmA gene encoding cytochrome c biogenesis heme-transporting ATPase CcmA, whose product is MLEVIGLECRRGDRRLFSGLDLALEPGTLLHVRGRNGSGKTTLLRTLCGLFTPDAGEVRWRGESIRALAEDYRRELLYFGHLNGIKSDLTGIENLSIAARLDGDPVGIDDVWQALARIGLRGFEDLPTRMLSQGQKKRVALARLILSRARLWVLDEPFTALDVEAVALLQGLIADHVAGGGLAVLTTHQDVPLTSGQVARLDLGG